In Vulpes lagopus strain Blue_001 chromosome 1, ASM1834538v1, whole genome shotgun sequence, a genomic segment contains:
- the MARCKS gene encoding myristoylated alanine-rich C-kinase substrate, whose translation MGAQFSKTAAKGEAAAERPGDAAVASSPSKANGQENGHVKVNGDASPAAAEPGAKEELQANGSAPAADKEEPAAAGSGAPAAEQEEPPADPEAPAAAAAPADREAEAEAAEPGSPGSPAAAEGEAASAASSTSSPKAEDGAAPSPSGETPKKKKKRFSFKKSFKLSGFSFKKNKKEAGEAEADAAGSAAADGRKDEAAEPGAQAQAQAQVQAQVQAQVQAEAAEAAGEAAEAAEPRAAEQAAAGGPQEAPPREAAPPEQPPAAAGPGEAAEPGEAAGEAAGEAAEAPAAGPEQEAAAASASAAEEAAAASASATATATAAASSQEPQPECSPEGPPAEAAE comes from the exons ATGGGCGCCCAGTTCTCCAAGACCGCCGCCAAGGGAGAGGCCGCCGCCGAGAGGCCCGGGGACGCGGCCGTGGCCTCGTCGCCCTCCAAAGCGAACGGCCAG GAGAACGGCCACGTGAAGGTGAACGGGGACGCGTCCCCCGCGGCCGCCGAGCCGGGCGCCAAGGAGGAGCTGCAGGCCAACGGCAGCGCCCCGGCCGCCGACAAGGAGGAGCCCGCGgccgcggggagcggggcgcCGGCCGCCGAGCAGGAGGAGCCGCCCGCCGACCCCgaggcccccgccgccgccgccgcgcccgccgacagggaggccgaggccgaggccgccGAGCCGGGGTCGCCGGGGTCGCCCGCGGCCGCCGAGGGGGAGGCCGCGTCCGCCGCGTCGTCCACGTCGTCGCCCAAGGCGGAGGACGGCGCCGCGCCCTCGCCCAGCGGGGAGAccccgaaaaaaaaaaagaagcgcTTCTCCTTCAAGAAGTCCTTCAAGCTGAGCGGCTTCTCCTTcaagaagaacaagaaggagGCGGGCGAGGCGGAGGCCGAcgcggcggggagcgcggccgCCGACGGCCGCAAGGACGAGGCCGCCGAGCCGGgcgcgcaggcgcaggcgcaggcgcaggtgCAGGCGCAGGTGCAGGCGCAGGTGCAGGCCGAGGCCGCGGAGGCGGCGGGGGAGGCCGCGGAGGCCGCCGAGCCCCGGGCGGCTGAGCAGGCGGCGGCCGGCGGCCCGcaggaggccccgccccgcgagGCCGCCCCGCCCGAGCAGCCGCCCGCcgccgcggggcccggggaggccgcCGAGcccggggaggccgcgggggaggccgcgggggagGCCGCGGAGGCGCCGGCCGCGGGCCCCGagcaggaggcggcggcggcctcggcctcggccgcggaggaggcggcggcggcctcggcctcggccacAGCCACGGCCACGGCGGCCGCGTCCTCGCAGGAGCCCCAGCCCGAGTGCAGTCCGGAAGGCCCCCCGGCGGAGGCGGCCGAGTAG